From Rutidosis leptorrhynchoides isolate AG116_Rl617_1_P2 chromosome 3, CSIRO_AGI_Rlap_v1, whole genome shotgun sequence, a single genomic window includes:
- the LOC139898181 gene encoding uncharacterized protein isoform X5 → MPDWKTLNVLALPSIINGELPEVISEYVMVNISIECSRACANLVKACLDYDPDKRPSMNQVKDKLLLALQLQKQKSPHHRILLPSSKYAFFGLEDIKRATNGFAVDNLLGEGTFWKSYHGYFYKKRYKGDVFVKRISKKLIDLGSYNFNQEVQLLARCDHVNIISLLGYCDEDNEKIIVYKFMPNGMLYDYLYNNQDNAPRLTNNQDNAPQLTIKQRLDICIGVAHGLCYLHKENIIHGNLATYKIFLDHDLVPGISGMDMALPIHSNNFSNRIVHYKHGTEGYPAPECYNPEYKPSQKVDVYAFGILLLEVLCEKPPWMSLVMLALEFAMKGELLMVSHNPVEISTHEKCLRACENLIRECLDVNPNKRPSMKQVVDRLELALKLRKNFQNDKAKRQQLHNPSSSSSCQSFLFSDIAKATENFSDYLGEGAFGKVYRGNIFADNYSGVVAVKRMTMKPEKGIPAFNKEIQLVSACDHINIISLVGFCNEESEKILLYEFMPNGSLYDYLHKDKDRAAQLTIEQRLEICIGVAKGLDYLHCRTDYVIIHSDLKSDNILLDQNLVPKISDFGLSRTRDAGPSTSKQITYHIQGTNGYLAPECHEPNYQLSRKVDVYAYGVVLLEVLCEGQAWENLVNSALKFIRRGELPYFTPDYVARHISLRCSLACQHLIMECLDTDPVKRPDMNQVVTRIEEALRLEKEYSEDHLLPFTDPKVFSSSSDRAVLYYKSKSALLPRHNRYYMDDNFVDDNLRALKLLENYGKRVDYRNILLDPLFIEQLEKIYGWRKYTLPQLFIGGKHIGGMRMIRKLIDDGTLRGMLDGVSYRDYPFLLAWNVTT, encoded by the exons ATGCCAGACTGGAAAACACTAAATGTTTTGGCACTTCCATCCATCATCAATGGTGAACTTCCAGAAGTTATTTCTGAATATGTGATGGTGAATATTTCTATAGAATGTTCAAGAGCATGTGCAAATCTTGTAAAGGCTTGCTTAGATTACGATCCAGATAAACGTCCTTCTATGAATCAAGTCAAAGATAAGCTTCTATTAGCACTACAACTGCAAAAGCAAAAG TCACCTCATCACAGAATCCTCCTACCTAGTTCCAAATATGCGTTCTTTGGCCTTGAAGATATAAAAAGGGCAACAAATGGATTTGCAGTTGATAATTTATTAGGAGAAGGGACCTTTTGGAAATCCTACCATGGCTACTTCTATAAAAAGAGATACAAGGGAGATGTTTTCGTGAAGCGTATCAGCAAGAAGCTAATTGATTTGGGGAGTTATAATTTCAACCAGGAGGTTCAACTGTTGGCGCGTTGTGATCATGTCAACATTATTTCTCTGTTGGGATACTGTGATGAAGACAATGAAAAAATTATTGTATATAAATTCATGCCAAATGGTATGTTGTATGATTATCTTTACAATAACCAAGACAATGCACCTCGATTGACTAATAACCAAGACAATGCTCCTCAATTGACTATTAAGCAACGCCTCGACATCTGCATAGGTGTGGCACATGGTTTGTGTTATCTTCATAAAGAAAACATCATTCACGGTAACTTGGCAACTTACAAGATTTTTCTGGATCATGATTTGGTCCCTGGTATCTCAGGCATGGATATGGCCTTGCCTATTCATTCTAACAATTTCTCAAATCGTATCGTGCATTATAAACACg GTACAGAAGGGTATCCAGCACCAGAATGTTATAATCCAGAGTACAAACCGAGCCAAAAAGTTGACGTGTATGCATTTGGTATTCTATTGTTGGAAGTGTTATGTGAGAAACCGCCATGGATGAGCTTGGTTATGTTGGCTCTTGAATTCGCCATGAAAGGAGAACTTCTTATGGTTAGTCACAACCCTGTTGAGATAAGTACTCATGAAAAATGTTTGCGGGCATGTGAAAATCTCATAAGAGAGTGTCTGGATGTTAATCCGAATAAACGTCCTTCGATGAAACAAGTAGTGGACAGGCTTGAATTGGCGTTGAAACTACGGAAGAATTTCCAGAATGACAAGGCTAAACGTCAACAG TTGCATAACCCAAGTTCGTCATCTTCGTGCCAGAGTTTTTTATTTTCCGACATAGCAAAGGCAACGGAAAACTTTTCAGATTATTTAGGGGAAGGGGCATTTGGGAAAGTCTACCGAGGAAACATCTTTGCGGATAATTACAGTGGAGTGGTTGCCGTGAAGCGTATGACCATGAAGCCCGAGAAGGGAATTCCTGCGTTTAATAAGGAAATACAATTGGTGTCGGCCTGTGATCACATCAATATCATATCTCTAGTGGGATTTTGCAATGAAGAGTCTGAGAAAATTCTACTATATGAATTCATGCCAAATGGTTCGTTGTATGATTATCTTCATAAAGACAAAGACCGCGCTGCTCAGTTGACCATAGAGCAACGCCTTGAGATCTGCATAGGAGTGGCAAAAGGTCTCGATTACCTTCATTGTCGTACAGATTACGTCATCATTCATAGTGACCTCAAGAGTGACAACATTCTCTTGGATCAAAATTTGGTTCCTAAGATCTCAGATTTTGGGTTGTCCAGAACTCGTGATGCTGGCCCATCCACTTCAAAACAGATCACTTATCATATACAAG GTACTAATGGATATTTAGCTCCTGAATGTCATGAACCCAATTACCAACTAAGTCGAAAAGTAGATGTATATGCTTATGGAGTTGTATTGTTGGAAGTGTTATGCGAGGGGCAAGCCTGGGAAAATCTAGTTAATTCGGCACTGAAATTTATCAGGAGAGGAGAACTTCCTTATTTCACGCCTGACTATGTTGCGAGACATATTTCTTTGAGATGTTCACTGGCATGTCAGCACCTTATAATGGAATGCTTGGATACTGATCCGGTTAAACGTCCTGATATGAATCAAGTTGTAACTAGGATTGAAGAAGCATTGAGACTGGAAAAGGAATACTCAGAGGATCATCTACTTCCATTCACTGATCCCAAAGTCTTTTCGTCTAGCTCTGATAGGGCCGTATTATACTACAAAAGTAAATCGGCACTATTACCACGTCACAATAGGTATTATATGGATGATAATTTTGTGGATGATAATCTTAGAGCCCTAAAGCTTCTAGAAAATTATGGAAAGCGTGTGGACTATAGGAATATTTTGTTGGATCCATTATTCATAGAGCAATTAGAAAAGATCTATGGATGGAGGAAGTACACTTTGCCACAACTATTTATTGGCGGAAAGCATATTGGAGGAATGCGTATGATTCGCAAGCTTATAGATGATGGTACCCTACGAGGCATGTTAGACGGAGTTTCATACAGAGATTACCCTTTTCTCCTTGCTTGGAATGTCACAACATGA
- the LOC139898181 gene encoding uncharacterized protein isoform X4, translating into MQSSNELNWRRFSFDEIKLATDEFSDRNFISEDKYGKIYRGNFLINNYDYVDSVKRFHNKSKMTLQKEVGWWLSFHHHRNIISLMGYCDEEDERILVYEFIPYGSLYDLLRPDKYQITCNLTVEQRLEICIGTANGLSYLHFGTHDSIIHGDVNTHNIVLDGNFVAKLLPPKSTSCLRGKEGHSAPEFYDPNYVPSPKTDVYAFGVVLLELLCEMPDWKTLNVLALPSIINGELPEVISEYVMVNISIECSRACANLVKACLDYDPDKRPSMNQVKDKLLLALQLQKQKSPHHRILLPSSKYAFFGLEDIKRATNGFAVDNLLGEGTFWKSYHGYFYKKRYKGDVFVKRISKKLIDLGSYNFNQEVQLLARCDHVNIISLLGYCDEDNEKIIVYKFMPNGMLYDYLYNNQDNAPRLTNNQDNAPQLTIKQRLDICIGTEGYPAPECYNPEYKPSQKVDVYAFGILLLEVLCEKPPWMSLVMLALEFAMKGELLMVSHNPVEISTHEKCLRACENLIRECLDVNPNKRPSMKQVVDRLELALKLRKNFQNDKAKRQQLHNPSSSSSCQSFLFSDIAKATENFSDYLGEGAFGKVYRGNIFADNYSGVVAVKRMTMKPEKGIPAFNKEIQLVSACDHINIISLVGFCNEESEKILLYEFMPNGSLYDYLHKDKDRAAQLTIEQRLEICIGVAKGLDYLHCRTDYVIIHSDLKSDNILLDQNLVPKISDFGLSRTRDAGPSTSKQITYHIQGTNGYLAPECHEPNYQLSRKVDVYAYGVVLLEVLCEGQAWENLVNSALKFIRRGELPYFTPDYVARHISLRCSLACQHLIMECLDTDPVKRPDMNQVVTRIEEALRLEKEYSEDHLLPFTDPKVFSSSSDRAVLYYKSKSALLPRHNRYYMDDNFVDDNLRALKLLENYGKRVDYRNILLDPLFIEQLEKIYGWRKYTLPQLFIGGKHIGGMRMIRKLIDDGTLRGMLDGVSYRDYPFLLAWNVTT; encoded by the exons ATGCAGTCCTCCAACGAACTAAACTGGCGGCGTTTCTCGTTTGATGAGATAAAACTAGCAACCGATGAATTTTCAGACAGAAATTTCATAAGTGAAGATAAATATGGAAAAATCTACCGTGGCAACTTCCTTATAAATAATTACGACTATGTTGATTCGGTAAAGCGATTTCACAATAAGTCCAAGATGACGTTACAAAAGGAGGTCGGATGGTGGTTATCCTTTCATCATCATCGCAACATCATTTCTCTGATGGGATATTGTGACGAAGAAGATGAGAGAATTCTTGTATACGAGTTCATTCCATATGGTTCACTTTATGATCTTCTTCGTCCAGATAAATATCAAATTACATGTAATTTGACTGTGGAGCAGCGTCTTGAGATCTGCATAGGAACTGCAAATGGTCTTAGTTATCTTCATTTTGGCACTCACGACAGCATCATTCATGGTGACGTCAACACTCACAACATTGTCTTGGATGGTAATTTCGTTGCTAAGCTGTTACCCCCAAAATCCACGAGTTGTCTACGAG gtAAGGAGGGGCATTCAGCACCTGAATTTTATGATCCCAACTATGTACCAAGCCCAAAAACTGACGTGTATGCTTTTGGTGTCGTATTGTTGGAATTGTTATGTGAAATGCCAGACTGGAAAACACTAAATGTTTTGGCACTTCCATCCATCATCAATGGTGAACTTCCAGAAGTTATTTCTGAATATGTGATGGTGAATATTTCTATAGAATGTTCAAGAGCATGTGCAAATCTTGTAAAGGCTTGCTTAGATTACGATCCAGATAAACGTCCTTCTATGAATCAAGTCAAAGATAAGCTTCTATTAGCACTACAACTGCAAAAGCAAAAG TCACCTCATCACAGAATCCTCCTACCTAGTTCCAAATATGCGTTCTTTGGCCTTGAAGATATAAAAAGGGCAACAAATGGATTTGCAGTTGATAATTTATTAGGAGAAGGGACCTTTTGGAAATCCTACCATGGCTACTTCTATAAAAAGAGATACAAGGGAGATGTTTTCGTGAAGCGTATCAGCAAGAAGCTAATTGATTTGGGGAGTTATAATTTCAACCAGGAGGTTCAACTGTTGGCGCGTTGTGATCATGTCAACATTATTTCTCTGTTGGGATACTGTGATGAAGACAATGAAAAAATTATTGTATATAAATTCATGCCAAATGGTATGTTGTATGATTATCTTTACAATAACCAAGACAATGCACCTCGATTGACTAATAACCAAGACAATGCTCCTCAATTGACTATTAAGCAACGCCTCGACATCTGCATAG GTACAGAAGGGTATCCAGCACCAGAATGTTATAATCCAGAGTACAAACCGAGCCAAAAAGTTGACGTGTATGCATTTGGTATTCTATTGTTGGAAGTGTTATGTGAGAAACCGCCATGGATGAGCTTGGTTATGTTGGCTCTTGAATTCGCCATGAAAGGAGAACTTCTTATGGTTAGTCACAACCCTGTTGAGATAAGTACTCATGAAAAATGTTTGCGGGCATGTGAAAATCTCATAAGAGAGTGTCTGGATGTTAATCCGAATAAACGTCCTTCGATGAAACAAGTAGTGGACAGGCTTGAATTGGCGTTGAAACTACGGAAGAATTTCCAGAATGACAAGGCTAAACGTCAACAG TTGCATAACCCAAGTTCGTCATCTTCGTGCCAGAGTTTTTTATTTTCCGACATAGCAAAGGCAACGGAAAACTTTTCAGATTATTTAGGGGAAGGGGCATTTGGGAAAGTCTACCGAGGAAACATCTTTGCGGATAATTACAGTGGAGTGGTTGCCGTGAAGCGTATGACCATGAAGCCCGAGAAGGGAATTCCTGCGTTTAATAAGGAAATACAATTGGTGTCGGCCTGTGATCACATCAATATCATATCTCTAGTGGGATTTTGCAATGAAGAGTCTGAGAAAATTCTACTATATGAATTCATGCCAAATGGTTCGTTGTATGATTATCTTCATAAAGACAAAGACCGCGCTGCTCAGTTGACCATAGAGCAACGCCTTGAGATCTGCATAGGAGTGGCAAAAGGTCTCGATTACCTTCATTGTCGTACAGATTACGTCATCATTCATAGTGACCTCAAGAGTGACAACATTCTCTTGGATCAAAATTTGGTTCCTAAGATCTCAGATTTTGGGTTGTCCAGAACTCGTGATGCTGGCCCATCCACTTCAAAACAGATCACTTATCATATACAAG GTACTAATGGATATTTAGCTCCTGAATGTCATGAACCCAATTACCAACTAAGTCGAAAAGTAGATGTATATGCTTATGGAGTTGTATTGTTGGAAGTGTTATGCGAGGGGCAAGCCTGGGAAAATCTAGTTAATTCGGCACTGAAATTTATCAGGAGAGGAGAACTTCCTTATTTCACGCCTGACTATGTTGCGAGACATATTTCTTTGAGATGTTCACTGGCATGTCAGCACCTTATAATGGAATGCTTGGATACTGATCCGGTTAAACGTCCTGATATGAATCAAGTTGTAACTAGGATTGAAGAAGCATTGAGACTGGAAAAGGAATACTCAGAGGATCATCTACTTCCATTCACTGATCCCAAAGTCTTTTCGTCTAGCTCTGATAGGGCCGTATTATACTACAAAAGTAAATCGGCACTATTACCACGTCACAATAGGTATTATATGGATGATAATTTTGTGGATGATAATCTTAGAGCCCTAAAGCTTCTAGAAAATTATGGAAAGCGTGTGGACTATAGGAATATTTTGTTGGATCCATTATTCATAGAGCAATTAGAAAAGATCTATGGATGGAGGAAGTACACTTTGCCACAACTATTTATTGGCGGAAAGCATATTGGAGGAATGCGTATGATTCGCAAGCTTATAGATGATGGTACCCTACGAGGCATGTTAGACGGAGTTTCATACAGAGATTACCCTTTTCTCCTTGCTTGGAATGTCACAACATGA
- the LOC139898181 gene encoding uncharacterized protein isoform X3 has product MQSSNELNWRRFSFDEIKLATDEFSDRNFISEDKYGKIYRGNFLINNYDYVDSVKRFHNKSKMTLQKEVGWWLSFHHHRNIISLMGYCDEEDERILVYEFIPYGSLYDLLRPDKYQITCNLTVEQRLEICIGTANGLSYLHFGTHDSIIHGDVNTHNIVLDGNFVAKLLPPKSTSCLRGKEGHSAPEFYDPNYVPSPKTDVYAFGVVLLELLCEMPDWKTLNVLALPSIINGELPEVISEYVMVNISIECSRACANLVKACLDYDPDKRPSMNQVKDKLLLALQLQKQKSPHHRILLPSSKYAFFGLEDIKRATNGFAVDNLLGEGTFWKSYHGYFYKKRYKGDVFVKRISKKLIDLGSYNFNQEVQLLARCDHVNIISLLGYCDEDNEKIIVYKFMPNGMLYDYLYNNQDNAPRLTNNQDNAPQLTIKQRLDICIGVAHGLCYLHKENIIHGTEGYPAPECYNPEYKPSQKVDVYAFGILLLEVLCEKPPWMSLVMLALEFAMKGELLMVSHNPVEISTHEKCLRACENLIRECLDVNPNKRPSMKQVVDRLELALKLRKNFQNDKAKRQQLHNPSSSSSCQSFLFSDIAKATENFSDYLGEGAFGKVYRGNIFADNYSGVVAVKRMTMKPEKGIPAFNKEIQLVSACDHINIISLVGFCNEESEKILLYEFMPNGSLYDYLHKDKDRAAQLTIEQRLEICIGVAKGLDYLHCRTDYVIIHSDLKSDNILLDQNLVPKISDFGLSRTRDAGPSTSKQITYHIQGTNGYLAPECHEPNYQLSRKVDVYAYGVVLLEVLCEGQAWENLVNSALKFIRRGELPYFTPDYVARHISLRCSLACQHLIMECLDTDPVKRPDMNQVVTRIEEALRLEKEYSEDHLLPFTDPKVFSSSSDRAVLYYKSKSALLPRHNRYYMDDNFVDDNLRALKLLENYGKRVDYRNILLDPLFIEQLEKIYGWRKYTLPQLFIGGKHIGGMRMIRKLIDDGTLRGMLDGVSYRDYPFLLAWNVTT; this is encoded by the exons ATGCAGTCCTCCAACGAACTAAACTGGCGGCGTTTCTCGTTTGATGAGATAAAACTAGCAACCGATGAATTTTCAGACAGAAATTTCATAAGTGAAGATAAATATGGAAAAATCTACCGTGGCAACTTCCTTATAAATAATTACGACTATGTTGATTCGGTAAAGCGATTTCACAATAAGTCCAAGATGACGTTACAAAAGGAGGTCGGATGGTGGTTATCCTTTCATCATCATCGCAACATCATTTCTCTGATGGGATATTGTGACGAAGAAGATGAGAGAATTCTTGTATACGAGTTCATTCCATATGGTTCACTTTATGATCTTCTTCGTCCAGATAAATATCAAATTACATGTAATTTGACTGTGGAGCAGCGTCTTGAGATCTGCATAGGAACTGCAAATGGTCTTAGTTATCTTCATTTTGGCACTCACGACAGCATCATTCATGGTGACGTCAACACTCACAACATTGTCTTGGATGGTAATTTCGTTGCTAAGCTGTTACCCCCAAAATCCACGAGTTGTCTACGAG gtAAGGAGGGGCATTCAGCACCTGAATTTTATGATCCCAACTATGTACCAAGCCCAAAAACTGACGTGTATGCTTTTGGTGTCGTATTGTTGGAATTGTTATGTGAAATGCCAGACTGGAAAACACTAAATGTTTTGGCACTTCCATCCATCATCAATGGTGAACTTCCAGAAGTTATTTCTGAATATGTGATGGTGAATATTTCTATAGAATGTTCAAGAGCATGTGCAAATCTTGTAAAGGCTTGCTTAGATTACGATCCAGATAAACGTCCTTCTATGAATCAAGTCAAAGATAAGCTTCTATTAGCACTACAACTGCAAAAGCAAAAG TCACCTCATCACAGAATCCTCCTACCTAGTTCCAAATATGCGTTCTTTGGCCTTGAAGATATAAAAAGGGCAACAAATGGATTTGCAGTTGATAATTTATTAGGAGAAGGGACCTTTTGGAAATCCTACCATGGCTACTTCTATAAAAAGAGATACAAGGGAGATGTTTTCGTGAAGCGTATCAGCAAGAAGCTAATTGATTTGGGGAGTTATAATTTCAACCAGGAGGTTCAACTGTTGGCGCGTTGTGATCATGTCAACATTATTTCTCTGTTGGGATACTGTGATGAAGACAATGAAAAAATTATTGTATATAAATTCATGCCAAATGGTATGTTGTATGATTATCTTTACAATAACCAAGACAATGCACCTCGATTGACTAATAACCAAGACAATGCTCCTCAATTGACTATTAAGCAACGCCTCGACATCTGCATAGGTGTGGCACATGGTTTGTGTTATCTTCATAAAGAAAACATCATTCACG GTACAGAAGGGTATCCAGCACCAGAATGTTATAATCCAGAGTACAAACCGAGCCAAAAAGTTGACGTGTATGCATTTGGTATTCTATTGTTGGAAGTGTTATGTGAGAAACCGCCATGGATGAGCTTGGTTATGTTGGCTCTTGAATTCGCCATGAAAGGAGAACTTCTTATGGTTAGTCACAACCCTGTTGAGATAAGTACTCATGAAAAATGTTTGCGGGCATGTGAAAATCTCATAAGAGAGTGTCTGGATGTTAATCCGAATAAACGTCCTTCGATGAAACAAGTAGTGGACAGGCTTGAATTGGCGTTGAAACTACGGAAGAATTTCCAGAATGACAAGGCTAAACGTCAACAG TTGCATAACCCAAGTTCGTCATCTTCGTGCCAGAGTTTTTTATTTTCCGACATAGCAAAGGCAACGGAAAACTTTTCAGATTATTTAGGGGAAGGGGCATTTGGGAAAGTCTACCGAGGAAACATCTTTGCGGATAATTACAGTGGAGTGGTTGCCGTGAAGCGTATGACCATGAAGCCCGAGAAGGGAATTCCTGCGTTTAATAAGGAAATACAATTGGTGTCGGCCTGTGATCACATCAATATCATATCTCTAGTGGGATTTTGCAATGAAGAGTCTGAGAAAATTCTACTATATGAATTCATGCCAAATGGTTCGTTGTATGATTATCTTCATAAAGACAAAGACCGCGCTGCTCAGTTGACCATAGAGCAACGCCTTGAGATCTGCATAGGAGTGGCAAAAGGTCTCGATTACCTTCATTGTCGTACAGATTACGTCATCATTCATAGTGACCTCAAGAGTGACAACATTCTCTTGGATCAAAATTTGGTTCCTAAGATCTCAGATTTTGGGTTGTCCAGAACTCGTGATGCTGGCCCATCCACTTCAAAACAGATCACTTATCATATACAAG GTACTAATGGATATTTAGCTCCTGAATGTCATGAACCCAATTACCAACTAAGTCGAAAAGTAGATGTATATGCTTATGGAGTTGTATTGTTGGAAGTGTTATGCGAGGGGCAAGCCTGGGAAAATCTAGTTAATTCGGCACTGAAATTTATCAGGAGAGGAGAACTTCCTTATTTCACGCCTGACTATGTTGCGAGACATATTTCTTTGAGATGTTCACTGGCATGTCAGCACCTTATAATGGAATGCTTGGATACTGATCCGGTTAAACGTCCTGATATGAATCAAGTTGTAACTAGGATTGAAGAAGCATTGAGACTGGAAAAGGAATACTCAGAGGATCATCTACTTCCATTCACTGATCCCAAAGTCTTTTCGTCTAGCTCTGATAGGGCCGTATTATACTACAAAAGTAAATCGGCACTATTACCACGTCACAATAGGTATTATATGGATGATAATTTTGTGGATGATAATCTTAGAGCCCTAAAGCTTCTAGAAAATTATGGAAAGCGTGTGGACTATAGGAATATTTTGTTGGATCCATTATTCATAGAGCAATTAGAAAAGATCTATGGATGGAGGAAGTACACTTTGCCACAACTATTTATTGGCGGAAAGCATATTGGAGGAATGCGTATGATTCGCAAGCTTATAGATGATGGTACCCTACGAGGCATGTTAGACGGAGTTTCATACAGAGATTACCCTTTTCTCCTTGCTTGGAATGTCACAACATGA